In Mustela erminea isolate mMusErm1 chromosome 8, mMusErm1.Pri, whole genome shotgun sequence, a genomic segment contains:
- the TMEM37 gene encoding voltage-dependent calcium channel gamma-like subunit: MTAIAVQAQRLLAQRRPQRPFLESFIRVLIIVCAALALVLSSVSICDGHWLLDGDRLFGLWHFCTSSNQTGTHCLRDLSRAHVPGLAVGMVLARSVGALAVVAAILGLELLMVSQVCEDLHSRRKWAMGSVVLLISFILSSGGLLSFVILLWNHVTLTGFTLMFWCEFTASFLFFLNAMSGLHLSSITHPWGQPRKF; the protein is encoded by the exons ATGACTGCCATCGCCGTGCAG GCCCAGAGGCTGCTGGCCCAGAGGAGGCCCCAGCGGCCCTTCTTGGAATCCTTCATCCGGGTCCTCATCATTGTCTGCGCTGCCCTGGCCTTggtcctctcctctgtctccatcTGCGATGGCCACTGGCTCTTGGATGGAGACCGCCTCTTCGGGCTCTGGCACTTCTGCACTTCCTCCAACCAGACGGGGACACACTGTCTCAGAGACCTGAGTAGGGCACATGTGCCTGGGCTGGCCGTGGGCATGGTCCTGGCCCGCAGTGTGGGCGCCTTGGCCGTGGTGGCTGCCATTTTGGGCCTAGAGCTCCTCATGGTGTCCCAGGTGTGTGAAGACCTCCACTCACGGCGCAAGTGGGCCATGGGCTCTGTCGTCCTCCTCATCTCCTTCATCCTCTCCTCTGGAGGCCTCCTGAGTTTCGTGATCCTCCTCTGGAACCATGTCACGCTCACTGGCTTCACCCTGATGTTCTGGTGCGAGTTCAcggcctccttcctcttctttctgaatGCCATGAGTGGTCTGCACTTAAGCAGCATCACCCACCCCTGGGGCCAACCAAGGAAATTTTAG